The proteins below come from a single Paramormyrops kingsleyae isolate MSU_618 chromosome 25, PKINGS_0.4, whole genome shotgun sequence genomic window:
- the LOC140583088 gene encoding N-lysine methyltransferase KMT5A-A-like, whose protein sequence is MDVQAAFDQLLRTHPVTLDGDIPDKTARSQTSGRFQRQLYDRWLKAQMRMRVRHVLSHFGRRQPTESRVDAWIRNQGWKSNVPSAASVLKDWRPVGSVDTAVDSSHIQELIHNQKWKGLVVMDIAGKGKGVCATRQFQAGEVVCDYHGPVVTATEGQQIHSSTKEEESGYMFFFRNSHKSECACHPGIQPFGRLINHSHKKANLRPRLYSPAVGGQDVILLLALNRINVGEELLFDYGVQRKSFRGEGLRTIENM, encoded by the exons atggatgtccaggcagcgttcgatcagctccttcggacccaccccgtgaccctggatggcgacatcccagacaagacggcacgctcgcagacgtcgggccggtttcagcggcagctctatgatcgctggctgaaggcccagatgaggatgcgcgtacggcatgtcttgt cacactttggcagacggcagcccaccgagtcccgggtcgacgcttggatcaggaaccaaggctggaaaagtaacgttcccagcgcggccagcgttctgaaggactggagaccagtgggttcggtggacactgccgtggactctagccacatccaggagctcatccacaaccagaagtggaagggacttgtggtgatggacattgcggggaaggggaaaggagtctgcgccacccggcagttccaggctggtgaggtggtgtgtgactaccacgggccggtagtcacagccactgagggccagcagattcactcatcgacgaaggaagaagaatctggctacatgttcttcttccggaacagccataagtctgagtgtgcctgtcacccgggcatacagccttttggtcggctgattaatcattcccataagaaggccaacctccggccaagactgtacagcccagccgtcgggggacaggacgttattttgcttttggccctgaacaggattaatgttggggaggaactgttgttcgattatggggtgcagaggaaatcgttcaggggagagggactgagaaccattgagaacatgtag
- the LOC140582739 gene encoding uncharacterized protein: MEKQSHFTFHVILTGMSPEKSPEDCWAVLRAAKKDFLAVLGKVYPEEMPLECAECCLVLYYLEATVILKHLQPPGVVEHMTVQEWMTRSTSEADHTVIVVKEHKTSAQQAATFALSSEEETWFDIYFTQVRPQLLSSKRSRTTLDDLGGDKRFFVSTAGRPAFNASNDLNRLHQKYKLDPVTYQTARRIFETATKDLTDQEKSLVADYLTHSTATADEHYRMKQSRNVVLASKLLKKLAGDSR, encoded by the exons atggagaagcagagccattttacatt tcatgtcattctcacggggatgagcccagagaagagtccagaggactgctgggccgtgctgagggctgccaagaaagacttcttggcagtccttggcaaggtgtatccggaggagatgcccctggagtgtgcagagtgctgccttgtcctctactacctggaggccacggtgattctgaagcatctccagccaccaggcgtggtggagcacatgacc gtccaggagtggatgaccaggagcacgtccgaggccgaccatacggtgattgtggtgaaggaacacaagacgtcggcgcagcaagcggccacgtttgcattgtcctctgaggaggagacg tggttcgacatctacttcacccaggtacggccacagctcctgagctccaagaggagccggacgacactggatgacctgggaggagacaaacggttcttcgtctccaccgcaggcaggccggcgttcaacgcttcgaatgacctcaaccggctgcaccaaaa atacaagctggatccagtcacctaccagacggcccggcgcatctttgagacggccaccaaggacttgacggaccaagagaagtccttggtggccgattacctcactcattccactgcgacggctgacgagcactaccggatgaagcagtcgcggaatgtggtgctggccagtaagctgctgaagaagctggcaggtgactcaaggtag